Proteins co-encoded in one Natronorubrum daqingense genomic window:
- a CDS encoding AIR carboxylase family protein — MSDSVSDLIDRLHREAGQDLPDEETPDVGIVMGSDSDLTVMSTGGDRRGAYDAFVDELGFVEQTDYDEPPEERFTFETSVTSAHRTPDLMAAYAETAEDRGLEVLIAGAGGKSADLPNMTASIAYPLPVIGVPVQEKSVDSVIGMPTGAPLVAVDAGKSFNAALSAAQILARQHDEVRERLVSYHDDLRAGVGDVSRELHDEGTVSFSNK, encoded by the coding sequence ATGAGCGACAGCGTGAGCGACCTGATCGATCGGTTACACCGCGAGGCCGGACAGGACCTCCCGGACGAGGAGACACCCGACGTCGGCATCGTCATGGGAAGCGACTCGGATCTCACGGTCATGTCCACCGGCGGCGACCGCCGCGGGGCGTACGACGCCTTCGTCGACGAACTCGGCTTCGTCGAACAGACCGACTACGACGAGCCACCCGAGGAACGGTTCACGTTCGAGACGTCCGTCACCTCCGCCCACCGAACTCCCGACCTGATGGCGGCCTACGCGGAGACGGCCGAAGATCGCGGCCTCGAGGTGCTCATCGCCGGTGCGGGCGGCAAGTCGGCAGACCTGCCGAACATGACCGCGTCGATCGCCTATCCGCTGCCGGTGATCGGCGTCCCGGTCCAGGAGAAGTCGGTCGATAGCGTCATCGGGATGCCGACCGGTGCCCCACTCGTCGCCGTCGACGCGGGCAAATCGTTCAACGCTGCCCTCTCGGCCGCCCAGATTCTCGCGCGACAACACGACGAGGTTCGCGAGCGCCTCGTCTCCTACCACGACGACCTGCGAGCGGGTGTCGGGGACGTCTCTCGAGAACTTCACGACGAGGGAACCGTCTCCTTCTCGAATAAGTGA
- a CDS encoding NADH-quinone oxidoreductase subunit A has protein sequence MNDWIAIGALALVGLLIPFGMMVVSALLRPSVPETSKRATYESGEIPTGGTRIRFNIQYYMVALLFVVFDIETVLLFPWAVVYQDALAAPEYGLLEALGPMLLFVAILLVGLAWAWRTGAVQWAQTPRQAASESDRQ, from the coding sequence ATGAACGATTGGATCGCTATCGGGGCACTGGCGCTCGTGGGGCTGTTGATACCATTTGGCATGATGGTGGTCTCAGCACTCCTGCGACCGTCGGTTCCCGAAACGAGTAAGCGTGCCACCTACGAGAGTGGCGAGATTCCCACCGGCGGAACGCGCATTCGCTTTAACATCCAGTACTACATGGTTGCGCTACTGTTCGTGGTCTTCGATATCGAGACCGTTCTCTTGTTCCCCTGGGCGGTCGTCTACCAGGATGCGCTGGCCGCGCCGGAGTACGGGCTTCTCGAGGCGCTGGGTCCGATGTTGCTGTTCGTCGCTATCCTCCTCGTCGGACTCGCGTGGGCGTGGCGCACCGGTGCGGTACAGTGGGCACAGACACCTCGTCAGGCAGCGTCTGAGAGTGACCGACAATGA
- a CDS encoding NADH-quinone oxidoreductase subunit B: MSSNNPRQSIYDSTDPSTDTRDSRIGEGPDNRFNSKLREAFGASPFILTKFDQFMNWVRGNSMFMLQFGIACCSIEMIHTYAIRHDIDRYGAGVPRASPRQADVMIVPGTIVSKFGPRMKRVYDQMPEPKFVVGMGSCTISGGPFQEGYNVVKGAEEIIPVDIHVPGCPPRPEALIYGVLKLQERIQNGESSPVVVKPYELEQFGDLPKDELVQKLANDIDEEDLVMRYNWADSP, translated from the coding sequence ATGAGTAGTAACAATCCACGGCAATCGATCTACGACAGTACCGACCCGTCGACGGATACCCGCGACTCGCGGATCGGTGAGGGTCCCGACAACCGGTTCAACTCGAAACTTCGAGAGGCTTTCGGCGCGTCGCCGTTCATCCTCACGAAGTTCGACCAGTTCATGAACTGGGTCCGCGGAAACTCGATGTTCATGCTGCAGTTCGGGATCGCCTGTTGCAGCATCGAGATGATCCACACGTACGCGATCAGACACGACATCGATCGCTACGGTGCCGGTGTGCCACGCGCCTCGCCGCGCCAGGCCGACGTGATGATCGTTCCCGGAACGATCGTCTCGAAGTTCGGCCCGCGCATGAAGCGCGTCTACGACCAGATGCCCGAGCCAAAGTTCGTCGTCGGCATGGGCTCGTGTACGATCTCCGGCGGCCCGTTCCAAGAAGGGTACAACGTCGTCAAGGGTGCCGAGGAGATCATCCCCGTCGACATCCACGTTCCCGGCTGCCCGCCACGACCCGAAGCGCTGATCTACGGGGTGTTGAAGCTTCAAGAACGAATTCAAAACGGCGAATCCTCGCCGGTCGTCGTCAAACCCTACGAACTCGAGCAATTCGGCGACTTGCCGAAGGACGAACTCGTCCAGAAACTCGCAAACGACATCGACGAGGAGGACCTCGTCATGCGCTACAACTGGGCTGATTCGCCATGA
- a CDS encoding NADH-quinone oxidoreductase subunit D, with product MSTGLERQSSVEVTESDLEAVIGDRALARDDHLNAPGFVIRPNDVEDVLTDLRDQAGFDHCSCLTAQQYEDRYESIYHLKKYADPTQEVSIVVPTPTDDPVSESAASVYRTADWHEREAFDLVGIDYEGHPDPRRILLPETWQGHPLSKGYNQEKPQVVTLAEHENPIQPDHHEAESDTMFLNIGPHHPATHGVLHVKAVLDGETIVDIDPDIGYLHRCEEQMCQQGTYRHQIMPYPDRWDYVSAGLLNEWAYARAAEDLADIEVPEYAQIIRTMGAELCRIASHMLALGTFCLDVYGDFNAVFQYAFRDREVVQDILEDLTGQRLMFNYFRLGGVAWDLPEPREEFIEKTRDFLDELPAKIDEYNDLVTGNEIFQIRCNDTGILEPSVAKDYGCTGPVARGSGIDYDLRRDDPYGYYPELDWDVVTKDGCDNYSRVLVRMQEVEESAKIIEQCLDLLEEWPEDDREVQANVPRTLKPDADTEVYRAVEGAKGELGIYIRSDGTDKPGRFKIRSPCFHNLSALGEMTEGEYIPDLIASLGSLDIVLGEVDR from the coding sequence ATGAGCACGGGACTCGAGCGACAGTCGTCGGTCGAAGTGACGGAATCGGACCTCGAGGCAGTAATCGGTGATCGCGCGCTCGCGCGTGACGACCACCTGAACGCACCGGGATTCGTCATTCGTCCGAACGACGTCGAGGACGTGCTGACGGACCTACGTGACCAAGCGGGCTTCGACCACTGTTCGTGTCTGACCGCACAGCAGTACGAAGATCGCTACGAGTCGATCTATCACCTGAAGAAGTACGCCGATCCAACGCAGGAAGTCTCGATCGTCGTGCCGACGCCGACGGACGACCCCGTCAGCGAGTCGGCCGCGTCGGTCTACCGGACGGCAGATTGGCACGAACGGGAAGCGTTCGACCTCGTGGGAATCGACTACGAGGGCCACCCCGACCCCCGACGAATCTTGCTGCCTGAAACTTGGCAGGGACACCCACTCTCCAAGGGATACAATCAGGAGAAGCCACAGGTGGTAACGCTCGCCGAACACGAGAACCCGATTCAGCCGGATCATCACGAGGCCGAATCGGACACGATGTTCCTGAACATCGGGCCACACCACCCGGCGACACACGGCGTGTTACACGTCAAAGCGGTGCTCGACGGCGAAACGATCGTCGACATCGACCCCGACATCGGCTACCTTCATCGCTGTGAGGAGCAGATGTGCCAGCAGGGAACCTACCGCCACCAGATCATGCCCTATCCGGACCGCTGGGACTACGTCTCCGCGGGGCTGTTGAACGAGTGGGCGTACGCGCGCGCAGCGGAGGATCTGGCGGACATCGAAGTGCCCGAGTACGCACAGATCATCCGCACGATGGGTGCCGAGTTGTGTCGGATCGCGTCACACATGCTCGCGCTCGGAACCTTCTGTCTCGACGTCTACGGCGACTTCAACGCCGTCTTCCAGTACGCCTTCCGCGACCGAGAAGTCGTCCAGGATATTCTGGAGGACCTCACCGGTCAACGGCTGATGTTCAACTACTTCCGTCTGGGCGGCGTCGCCTGGGACCTCCCCGAACCTCGCGAGGAGTTCATCGAGAAGACGCGGGACTTCCTCGACGAACTGCCCGCGAAAATCGACGAGTACAACGACCTCGTCACCGGAAACGAAATCTTCCAGATTCGCTGCAACGACACGGGCATCTTAGAGCCCAGCGTGGCCAAAGACTACGGCTGTACCGGCCCCGTCGCCCGGGGATCGGGCATCGACTACGACCTCCGACGCGACGACCCCTACGGCTACTACCCCGAACTGGACTGGGACGTCGTCACCAAGGACGGCTGTGACAACTACAGCCGCGTCCTCGTGCGCATGCAGGAAGTCGAGGAGTCCGCGAAGATCATCGAGCAGTGTCTCGATTTGCTCGAGGAGTGGCCGGAAGACGACCGGGAGGTACAGGCGAACGTCCCGCGAACGTTGAAACCCGACGCGGACACGGAAGTCTATCGCGCCGTCGAAGGGGCGAAGGGGGAACTCGGGATCTACATCCGATCGGACGGGACGGACAAGCCTGGCCGGTTCAAGATCCGCAGTCCGTGTTTCCACAACCTCTCGGCGCTCGGCGAGATGACCGAAGGGGAGTACATCCCCGATCTGATCGCCTCGCTCGGTAGTCTCGACATCGTTCTCGGCGAGGTGGACCGGTAA